The window AGAAACATCTGTTGAGTCTGTCTCCTGCAAAAGAGGTTCTGAGGCTGCCGATGCCACCTTGATTACCACTTGTTTGTGAGTGAAATGAGCAATGACATATCTGAGAGGTTGGTGTGATGCACCTCTGAATGTTGATTAGACTAAACTGATGCTGTGCTTGAGCTTATTTTACCCTAACATGCTGGTTGGCAGTGAAAGCTTTGGGACAGCCTAATAAAGCCCAGTGCTTTGTTAGTCTGAGTGTAACTGTGCATGCAGTGGCTCATCCTAGTGTAGTCTGCTGTTGGCAGTTGCCAAGTTGGGGCTCAACTATTTACTTTCTGAGGAACATCCTCATCTTCTGCTGgaaggtttttcctttttattaatttaaaagtaacatCGGTAGTTtgaggaattttatttttcttttgattcttAGACTATTTTCTATGTCATTGGCTGCAGATATATTCCAAtgtgcagcagcacaaaaatgCCAAATACCCACATCTGGTTTGTtgacaaaaaataaagctcttaAACATAAGAAACTACTGACATAATGTGCTTTTTACCAATCTGAGCGCAGGCATCAgagaaaagacatttctttacaaagttttctttattttttctcccttttgaagcgtaaagaatatttaaaagccCACTGTTAAAAACTTGATGATTCTATTCTCCCTAGCTCCATGTTGCCTCTGGTACATACATGTGTAACCCCTTTGCCTCCTCTGCACTTAGCACTTGGGATACAGGGGCTGAAGGTGACTTCTCTGTGTGCATGTAACTTTTTATACCCTCTCAAAAAGGTGTTTGGTCCCACACTTGGTGCTGAAAGACCAGTGGCTTTGAGTTGTGCAGTATTTCAGCCTTCCATtgggctgtcccagctgtggaAGTCGTGGCCTGTGCCACAGCCTTGTACGTACATAAATCCCTTTCGGAAGTTCGCCGGAGCGCAAACCAAACATACACAGTGGCTGCAGCATGGAAAAGGGATTTATTTGCACTTGTTaactccagcagcacagcccattCTTGGCTCTGCTCTGTCACCGTGCCCGctgtcagctgctgctcacaTACCCTGAAGTGACGGTTACCACGGTGCGTGTCACTCCTCCAAAATGCCTCTGTGCCTGCTCATAAACATACCCTTGGCATAGTGTTTATGTCCACTAAAATAAACTGCACACAGTGCAGGGAGTCAGGCCACAGATCCCTCAAGTAAGGGCAGGGATTTGTTCATCTCCTGTAGCTCCCATGCTCTGCAAGAACCATTCATCTGCAACAAGCAGTAGAACCACAcaggggggtggggagggagcacGTTTAGCAGCAGTACGATCAAAATAAGCTGTGGTGTTGGTgagtttttcccttttgcctTCGCCTTTCTGTTTACAAAGAATATTCCACGTgatctgaattttttctttggCAGTTTCACCTCATTGTAACACCAATGAAATGACACCAGGAGCATTTGTTACCAGCTCTTCTCAGAGCCTCAGCTGGCACGTCTGGATCAGAAGGTCCATGATTTGTTGTTTTCAGCAGATAGCTAAACATGTCTCCTGCAGCTGGTTTTTGAGAGAGCAGGTTTGGGCTTGATCCATGATCACCTGAGCATGTGGTGATGTCAGTGAGTTTTGCTAACGCCCAGCACCATCCTTCTGGGTTAGCCACCTGTGAGGAGAGCAGGCACTGCCTGGCATGTGGTCCTGGACGTGTTCTCTGCTTTGGTCTGTGGCCCCGTGCTCTCAGAGGGGATCCTTGGCTggcccagctgcagggctgtcTTTGGGAAAGCTGTCTCTTTTCTCAGCAACTTGTGTCCATgccctcccaccccatcccaccctaGAAGAGGGAGACAGTGATGGTAAAGGAGCTTTACCTTTCTGGTCACAGTGGTGGCTGTCACAGAGAGAAGGAATTCTACGCTGTGGTTTCTGGTCCTTTGAGTCATGTTAATTAATATTGTTATTGCCATTTTCAGTGAGCTAGTGTGGAAAGTCATTCCCATAGGACTGAATCATGATGTCCATGCGTGTCCTTGATAGTGGGTTGTGTCACCTCGTTGCACTTCACGAGCGGGCAGTCGGGCGGACTTGGCTCTTCCTACCTCTGGTGTCatcacagccacagcagctgtaGCAGCAGCAACTGCAGGCAATGATCATGAGCACCAGAACAGTGactggaaagagaagcaaaggatATTGTTTCATGGTGTTGGAGCAATCCCTATGCCTCCTGCAAGTTGTTTGTTGAGCAGCAAAATGAACAAAGCCTGGTttcttgtgaattttttttttgccttatatCCCCAACTCCCCCCCTCCTAAGTTCCTGTTCACTTGTATTGGTTATCCATTTAATCTGGACAATCATTACCTGGTATTTTGAGATCTTAAGAGCTACATACCACACCATGTGGGGGTTTATCTTCACCTGCCTCATGGGCTGTTGCTTAGGAGCTGACATGCAGTTACTGAGCAGAGCTTTGTGCCTGGAAAGGATGAAAATCCAACTCTGCCCATAGTTGTGTCAGAAGCAACTCAAGAGGGTTTGGTTGCTCAAACTGTCAGTTGTATTTCTGAAGAGAGCATGCAGTGTAGCCTTTAAGGATAGATATTTGTGACTGGGTTGGCTTTActctttcttctgtatttaGCTTGAAAAAATAGATACTTCAAATGCAGAGTTTTGTTTCACAAAGCAGTGGGCTAACTTCCTGATATTCTCCTCTAGCCATGATGGTTGGTGTTGGGAGGGATATATTAGTTTATCTGGAGTAGAAAAGGATGACATGTTTCATCCTGCAAAACACACAACAGTGTGTGAacgtgcatgtgtgtgtgtgcatgtgttcCTTCAAagcctggagctgggctgcCAGGTATCTGAACCTGTGGGGAACCAGCTGTAGGtatgaacaaaataaagcagcaggTGTGACTTTCTGAATTCCAGCCCAGGGAGGAGTGTCCAGTTGGATACACACCCTTCCTTTTGTCTGGGAGCAAACTGTGTTTTTGAGGAGGAGGGCCTGTCTTCCTTCCTGCTTGTTTTTCCCATCATATAAACAAACTTCATCCCCCTTGATCAAGCAGTTCTTTGTTATTCCTTCCATGCCATccccacacagagcagcaggagggatcTTGCCATTACCAGAGGGGAATAAATAGGCTCATCTGAAGCATACTGGCTTCCACTGAGCCAGGAACAGGAATGACACTCGGAGTCTCACTTAAGTGTCTTGTGGCAGGGAGATGCCCTAATACCATTTGTCATAAACTATCTCCTATGCATCAAAACATTACAGCAGCTCTGGTTTGGTTAAAATACTGCTGTTTAAACCAATGTTTAAATATGAGAGCTTTGGGTAAAGCTGTACTGTTGGCCTGCCATGCTCTGCATCCATGTAGAGATATGTGctgagtattaaaaaaatgaccTAGAAATTAACCTGGGCCTCAGAGCACAGCCTGAAAAACAATTGCCAACACCACCAACCCACCAACCAAGAGTGTGGCACAAGCTGCCCCCATAGAAGAGAAATTCTGACACCCCTTGGCCTCCACCAATAAACTCACCAATGAACAGAAGAACCACACAAAAGCAGACAATCTCCACTGGCTCAGCCTTGGGCAGTTTCTGGAGCTTAAGGAGAAACTTCTCACCAATGCCTTGAATTTCCTTCAGAAAGGTTTCAGTAGACATTCTGTCACAAGCTCTCCAGGCTTTATGCTGTAGAAGAACCAAACAGAGAATAAACCTCTTCACTGACTAATGCTAGGGAGCTGCCAGCCTTCTTATACAGCTGGTGATcacaaggaaaacaagtttATCTGGTCTCAGTCCTTGCTCCCAGTAGCTAAGGTGGAGGACTATTAACTGTCTACGTGTTCTAGcactgttttaatttcaaaatccaGCTTCGAGGATGTTTTGTCAACTGCACTGTTAAGCAAAGGCAAAACGGTGTTTCTTCTGCAAGGACACTTATTTCAGCAGGCACAGAGTTAGAACTGGACAGTGCCTGCCCTTGGCTTTCAgccaatgaaaataattttttttctagttgtgCTAACTTGTCCttccagaaagaaatgcagttctAACTCAGCTTGAATTCCAAATGCTAAACTCCAGTGGTACAtagttttcagttgttttttacTGAGTAACACAAAGCAGACTCCCTTGAAGGCTTCTTGCACTTTGAGCTACAGAAAGCCCCTTCAAAAACTAAGGCACTTATTTCAACACCTCAGTACAATACCTTTAATAATGTTTTATCAACCAGTTTTACTGTATGGTGATATTAAGATTTAAAGTCTGCATTCCCTGGGGACAGATGGGTGCTTTTCAAGTTCTTACAGATGAATGAAAGGTAAGGGTTTCATTTTAAGCTACATTCTAACTGAGCAATATATGAATTGAACAATGGATGTCCACCCATCAGTGCTGGTGATGAGCAAATAAAAGCCCCTGGATCTGTTGGGGAGATGCTCCACAAGGGAGGTTAATCCTACTCATTAATCTTAGACCTTCTTTATTCTCAGAGTGATCATCAGGAGCTACTGTAACTGAAAATATTAGTGTAATCAAAGTTATGTGCCTCAGTTTTGCCACCAATATTTGCTGATCTTTTGCCCCATGAGCAGGATTTGGGAAGGCAAAAACTAGTGGGCAGGAGACCTATGGATGctaaattttttcttcagtcaggAACTAGAATTGGATATTGTTGAGAAACATCCATAGTTTCACCTAAAACAAGGGTTTGGACAGGTCAACACTTGAATGGATTATAACTTTTATGTCATTGTTATATCAAAATGTGCTAGTTTGTGTGTTTTGTAATAGTCATCACTGGGTTATGGGACTTGAACATTGCAGTTTAATGTCCTGGTCTCAGTGATAACACAAAGCCAAGTGACCAAGACAGCACTTCCAGAACAAGCCAGCTAATTCCTTCCTGCACATCTGGATCAGTTACTCAAACAAATGGAGGCTTGGAGTTCAGTTTCTTCTAAACACACTGAGGACAGAGAGACCTTGGCTGTTTCTTTGCATGCTGGGCTTAAATATTACAGTGCCAAGTTAAATTAAGTTTTGTATGTTTATGCAATtcaaaaaggcttttctttgttcttttaaacCCAAGCTAAGGAATAAAAATCGGAAccagctgggatgggggtggATGGAAAATCTACATCTACAGAAAGATCTCTGTGCAACTTagcagggaggcagagctgtggcctTTTGACCTGAAAAGGTCACTTTTGAGACTAGGGCTAAATAGTTCTTTCCAGATGACTGCATACCCCAAGTGAGCTGCTCCAGAAACGGCTGCCTTATCCTTTGCACCGTGCTGTGGGATTCTGTGTCAGCaggttttcagttttgtttccattCCAAGAGATGGTGGAGGAAGCAGAGgtgatttgtgttttctgttcttggctctagaagaaaaatgttaaaaaaaaaaaaaaaaaagaaaaaaattctggctCTAAGATCCTGAAAATGTTTGTTCCCTTTGGAGGTGTTTCTGCCTGTCCAGAAGCTCTCCTAGTAAGGAATCTGCTGTAATAACCTTCCATGCCATGCTTTGGACTGCACCAGAAGGAACAAATATAAGAACCAGGCTTGTGAAGTTTGGGTATACAGTGTAAAATTACTGATTAGGATTGTAGAGCTCTGGATTAGCAAAGTGCTTAgtctgaaatgaaaaagcatGTCTCAGTAACGGCCACTCCCCTGCCCATGGAACCTGGTCTGGAGCTAAGTGAAGGAGTTTTTATTCTAAAACTTGCAAGGAATGTTGCTTGTTTACCTTGGTCTGAACTACATCAGGGGCAAAGTTTGATGCTGGTGGTGCAGTCTCCAATCTACCCGTGAGgaagcaaatgtttttctgctCGACTGCACTTCTGACTTGCACTCTGGTTCCAAGGGCTCTCGCTGCTTTGGGATTTCTGCTTGTGCAGCGTAGCAAAAGggtgaataataaaataattcttaaagaaaaaaaagtgaaactcTCCCAAGAAAACCAGTTATATTCTGTATATTCCATTCTACTTGTATGTTCCTTTCTAGTTGTGACTTAAAGTCTTTGTTCAGGACTGGTTTTGATTCTGACCTTTTCCCACTTGATTTCAGCGAAACCAAGAGCTCACCCTTGAAATTAGCATAAGGGTAAGAATAGTGTTGTGTCACTTATCCATCTTCCTCTTGTACAACACAACAGTGATGACATTACTTACAAATTTCAGAGTCGAGTTCTaagaattaattcctttttttctgttatacTCTGTTCAAGGAAGCTCCCAGTTCTGTTACTACTGTCACCAACAGTAATAACAGAAAGGTGGTCAGCATATTCATTACTGAAGCAGTAATTGTAATGATTATTACTAAAACAGGCAACTCTTGGGAGATTTAAAACTTAAGGTTGTAGGTGTGTAGGTTGTAGGTTAACTGACAGTTTACTTTCTAGTGTTAGAGTGCTGGCTTAGAGCCTAGAAGAGCCACCCAAGTTACTACCTCACAGATTCTGTGGAGCTTGGAGCAAACATAATTGCTGgtgtttttctccctgctcatcattttccttcctcaaaaCCTCACCCACTGAGGATGGGAcctctccagagcagaggagacaTGGCTGTAGGGCAGCAAAGCTGATGGAACTTGTTACAGAAGAAACAGTGAATGACCACAGTGCAGTGTGGTCTTCATAACACATTGTTAGACCAATGTCAGGAACTTCTGCTCCACAGCTGTAGCCAGAGCTCACATGAAGTGAGAATAAGGGGAAGAGAGGCAAGATGAGAAACTCaggtggaaaagaaagtaaactCAATGCTGGTGTCTTGTGACAGGCAGGTTAGAATTTcctgctggggtggggtggCAGCTTGAAATCCATGATTTCAGCTGTATCCTGTTCTGGCTGTTCTTTAAGAAATAATTCATCTATCCAGTGTTGCCAGTTGAACTAGATCATCAAATCTTTCTGCCCTTCCCTATGTTAcaaggcacagcagaggagggaatACAATAAATCATTtaatttgggtttatttctttctgaggaaaaaaaggcccAATCTGCCATGTGTCATGAGCTGTTAGGCTTGGTCGAAAAGAGAGAGCACAGTAATGATGCAGGGGAATGGTAACAGCTGCAGgtgtgctgctcagctgcaaGGATTACATGACCCTGTAAAACCAAAGAGCATGGCCTGTGTTCAGGGCTTATAGAGATTCAGATTCCCAGAAAGCATTAATGCAGATTCATCTTGCTGTGCCCACTGAATAAAGCTGTGAAAATTGCCATAATAGCACCGAAATTATCTTTCTGAGTTGTTTTAATGGACTCTGCCATACTGAAGCACTCAAAGGAGTTGGCTGCTCAGTCCTTTTGAGACTAAAGCCATTAAAAAGCCTCAATCTAGACATTTGAGAGAAAAGCCTCAGTCAAGGTTCCTTTGTGCTGTGAACTGGCTGTGTGGGAGGGCTTCCAGGCTTCAAGCAACAAAAGGAGCTTTGGGATGACCATGTGTGATGGGGTCCCACATGCCACTGCTTAAACCTAGTCAGGTTGCTGTAAATCTTTTGGAATTGATGCAAATTGataggggttttttggtgtgtcTTTGGTTTGGAAAGCTGCATCCgatctgtgtgtgcacacaggtgCATCCACAGTTGAACTGGAGGGAGTGGGTGAGCTGAAATTTACTGCTGAG is drawn from Chiroxiphia lanceolata isolate bChiLan1 chromosome 19, bChiLan1.pri, whole genome shotgun sequence and contains these coding sequences:
- the SMIM5 gene encoding small integral membrane protein 5, producing the protein MSTETFLKEIQGIGEKFLLKLQKLPKAEPVEIVCFCVVLLFIVTVLVLMIIACSCCCYSCCGCDDTRGRKSQVRPTARS